The following coding sequences lie in one Flavobacterium sp. 20NA77.7 genomic window:
- the rfbB gene encoding dTDP-glucose 4,6-dehydratase, with protein MKHILVTGGAGFIGSNFVPYFVENNPDYHLVNLDALTYAGNLDNVKEVETHPRYTFVKGDICDSNFIKELFDTYQFHDVIHFAAESHVDNSISGPEAFIKTNVLGTFNLLDTARKLWMAAPNQYHEEFKNARFHHVSTDEVYGTLGETGLFEETTPYAPNSPYSASKAGSDLIVRSYFHTYGMNVVTTNCSNNYGPKQHDEKLIPTIIRKALQGENIPIYGDGKNVRDWLYVLDHCKGIELAFKKGVAGETYNIGGRNERNNLYIVDTVCAILNELKPKATGKYQDQITFVTDRPGHDLRYAIDATKIETELGWKADENFESGIKKTIEWYLKKFQA; from the coding sequence ATGAAACACATTTTAGTAACCGGGGGAGCTGGTTTTATAGGATCAAATTTTGTTCCTTATTTTGTTGAAAATAATCCTGATTATCATTTAGTAAATCTTGATGCGCTTACTTATGCTGGTAATTTAGATAATGTAAAAGAAGTAGAAACGCATCCAAGATATACTTTTGTTAAAGGCGATATTTGCGACAGTAATTTTATTAAAGAATTATTTGATACGTACCAATTTCACGACGTTATTCACTTCGCAGCAGAAAGCCATGTAGATAATTCAATTTCTGGTCCAGAGGCATTTATAAAAACAAACGTGTTGGGCACATTTAATTTATTAGATACAGCTAGAAAATTATGGATGGCTGCACCAAATCAATACCACGAAGAATTCAAAAACGCGCGTTTTCACCATGTTTCTACGGATGAGGTTTATGGAACATTAGGAGAAACGGGTTTGTTTGAAGAAACAACGCCTTATGCGCCAAATAGTCCGTATTCGGCGTCAAAAGCAGGGTCGGATTTAATTGTAAGAAGTTATTTCCATACATACGGTATGAATGTAGTTACTACAAATTGTTCAAATAATTATGGACCTAAACAACATGATGAAAAATTAATTCCAACCATTATACGAAAAGCACTTCAAGGAGAAAATATTCCTATTTATGGTGATGGAAAAAATGTGCGCGATTGGTTGTATGTATTAGACCATTGTAAAGGAATCGAGTTGGCCTTCAAAAAAGGTGTAGCTGGCGAAACGTATAACATTGGCGGTAGAAATGAACGCAACAACTTATATATTGTAGATACAGTTTGTGCTATTTTAAATGAATTAAAACCAAAAGCCACTGGAAAATATCAAGATCAAATAACATTTGTAACCGACAGACCGGGCCATGATTTGCGTTATGCCATTGATGCCACAAAAATTGAAACGGAATTAGGTTGGAAAGCCGATGAAAATTTCGAATCAGGCATAAAGAAAACAATTGAATGGTATTTAAAAAAGTTTCAGGCTTAA
- the rfbA gene encoding glucose-1-phosphate thymidylyltransferase RfbA, translating to MKGIILAGGSGTRLHPLTLAVSKQLMPIYDKPMIYYPLSTLMWAGINEILIISTPHDLPLFQHLLGDGSSLGCRFEYAVQEHPNGLAEAFIIGKDFIGNDKAALVLGDNIFYGTGLAELLQANNDPDGGIVYAYHVHDPERYGVVEFDATGKVLSIEEKPTQPKSNYAVPGIYFYDNSVIDIAANIAPSHRGELEITDVNKAYLEQGKLKVSILDRGTAWLDTGTFQSLMQAGQFVQVIEERQGLKIGAIEEAAYKMGFINADQLKKLAEPLLKSGYGKHLMSLI from the coding sequence ATGAAAGGAATTATATTAGCCGGAGGATCAGGCACTCGTTTACACCCATTAACATTAGCAGTAAGTAAGCAATTGATGCCTATTTATGACAAACCCATGATTTATTATCCGTTATCTACTTTAATGTGGGCTGGAATTAATGAAATTTTAATCATTTCTACACCACATGATTTACCTTTGTTTCAACATTTATTAGGTGATGGAAGTAGTTTAGGCTGTCGTTTTGAATATGCCGTACAAGAGCATCCAAATGGTTTAGCGGAAGCATTTATTATTGGTAAAGATTTTATAGGAAACGACAAAGCCGCTTTAGTATTAGGCGATAATATTTTCTACGGAACAGGGTTAGCAGAATTATTGCAAGCAAACAACGATCCTGATGGGGGTATTGTATATGCTTATCATGTGCATGACCCAGAAAGATATGGTGTAGTTGAGTTTGATGCGACAGGAAAAGTGCTTTCTATTGAAGAAAAACCAACACAACCTAAATCAAATTACGCTGTGCCAGGAATTTATTTTTATGATAATTCCGTAATTGATATAGCCGCAAACATTGCACCAAGTCATCGAGGAGAATTAGAAATAACAGATGTTAATAAAGCCTATTTAGAACAAGGAAAACTAAAAGTAAGCATTTTAGACAGAGGAACAGCTTGGTTAGATACTGGAACATTTCAGTCGTTAATGCAAGCGGGGCAGTTTGTTCAAGTTATTGAAGAACGTCAAGGATTAAAAATTGGAGCCATTGAAGAAGCGGCCTATAAAATGGGATTTATCAATGCTGACCAATTGAAAAAACTTGCCGAACCTTTACTAAAAAGCGGGTACGGAAAGCATTTGATGAGTTTAATATAA